A single window of Aspergillus puulaauensis MK2 DNA, chromosome 5, nearly complete sequence DNA harbors:
- a CDS encoding putative intracellular protein transport protein (Sat1) (COG:U;~EggNog:ENOG410PGWE;~InterPro:IPR014848,IPR014752;~PFAM:PF08737) has protein sequence MSSDIQVFVKWKDQSIFAGEDVECTITFKNVAEKPEDTSNAPQTPHLRRQSRTTALTPRSDSFSFRFTSNPFKSPNRRSYPSIPRQSPSHRISSSVSSPLIGSHSFPPPSTPRNGPPAGHKHKRSVSILSIDSEGGNSNVANDKTPRTPQLNHSRPVRGHGRSASLQVVPRRYEGYEDSAKGFRAPGRGFPPSESPIQPFQGGLRVDTDALGPGGVASGGPSPIRPNPPVRAPGRRPQLPPIDFKFPPPPENNTSSRPSPATASTDRPTTTPATARPDVKDSSSLAAPSQMPQSKILSASSLSGSHRSSGEFYSASNMSSETLQSEYTNYSGPMPRAGFPRHSRHMSSMESSAPVSKGQALLMGYAQISASFTVDSSLINQSAFDEVKRQGVVGGAGNGGITPNGRPASSSGKNKKGGGFWGALNWNSIEESISGLLSNNDLDGLRDMRGVSSSKSIPLLSTPQSLLFVDLRLAPGEEQSFSFAFTLPSGLPASHKGKAIKISYNLVIGTQRPSGSNEPQKVNRISIPFRVFSGVSAQGNILGHDLMRPYVLLRDEARVQKVGSIPQLTPKVESISRPMWTSAPEFLSYVDEILEQRTRNSSLKPPGTLAERRPSYDATAGPISCKDAIDFAILRSNQTLNSSQSPNRFEIARGGRRIAVVVLNRPAHRLGETLIATVNLSDSALPCYALRATLESSEKVGAHLAVRSGASIRRATRRVHASFFEITLYSTRVVFSPAVPISATPTILTSGVNVEWELRLEFVTTGVPPEMGSGPSGARLLETVSEDDRGSTLSALEHLGCESFEVAIPITIYGETVRERLPEENEGHSI, from the exons ATGTCATCGGACATCCAGGTCTTCGTGAAATGGAAAGACCAATCCATCTTTGCTGGGGAAGATGTGGAATGCACAATTACTTTCAAGAACGTTGCGGAGAAGCCCGAAGACACGAGCAATGCGCCGCAGACCCCCCATCTGAGGAGGCAGTCCCGGACGACTGCGCTCACCCCCCGTTCAGATTCATTCTCTTTCCGATTCACTTCCAATCCATTCAAAAGCCCCAATCGTCGCTCCTATCCGAGTATCCCCAGACAGAGCCCATCCCACCGCATTTCGTCCTCCGTGAGTTCACCGTTGATCGGCTCTCATAGCTTTCCACCTCCCTCTACGCCGCGGAATGGGCCCCCAGCCGGCCACAAACATAAAAGATCGGTATCCATACTTTCTATTGAcagtgaaggaggaaattcAAATGTCGCGAACGATAAAACACCGCGAACGCCCCAATTGAACCATTCAAGACCAGTGAGGGGTCATGGACGTTCCGCAAGTCTGCAAGTTGTACCAAGAAGATATGAAGGTTACGAAGATAGCGCGAAAG GCTTTCGGGCCCCAGGTCGTGGTTTTCCACCGTCGGAGTCGCCTATTCAGCCATTCCAAGGTGGGCTGAGGGTAGATACAGACGCGCTGGGACCAGGTGGTGTTGCATCTGGGGGACCTAGTCCTATAAGACCAAACCCGCCGGTACGCGCACCAGGACGAAGACCTCAGCTACCACCAATAGACTTCAAAtttcctccacccccagaaAACAACACGAGTTCGAGACCATCGCCTgcaacagcctcaaccgACAGGCCTACTACAACACCTGCAACAGCAAGACCAGATGTCAAGGATTCTTCTTCGTTGGCCGCTCCGAGTCAGATGCCGCAGTCGAAAATTCTCTCGGCTTCTAGTTTAAGCGGGAGCCACAGAAGCAGCGGTGAATTCTACTCCGCCAGCAACATGTCGTCCGAAACTCTACAATCAGAATACACCAACTACTCGGGTCCTATGCCGCGCGCAGGTTTTCCGCGCCATAGCCGACACATGTCTAGTATGGAGTCATCGGCACCAGTCTCGAAAGGCCAGGCGCTGCTCATGGGATATGCCCAAATAAGCGCGTCGTTCACGGTAGACAGCTCGTTAATCAATCAATCCGCGTTCGATGAGGTTAAACGGCAGGGTGTCGTCGGTGGTGCAGGGAATGGTGGCATCACCCCGAACGGGagaccagcttcatccagcGGGAAGAACAAAAAGGGCGGTGGATTCTGGGGCGCATTGAACTGGAACTCGATAGAAGAATCTATTAGTGGGTTGCTTTCCAACAATGACCTCGATGGGCTACGAGACATGCGAGGGGTGTCCTCGTCGAAATCGATCCCTTTGTTGTCCACGCCTCAATCGCTTCTCTTCGTCGATCTCCGTCTGGCACCGGGAGAGGAGCAATCCTTTTCCTTTGCTTTCACTCTACCTAGCGGTCTCCCAGCGAGCCACAAAGGGAAGGCCATAAAGATTTCTTATAACCTTGTCATTGGGACACAGCGACCTAGCGGCAGTAACGAGCCTCAAAAGGTTAACCGCATCAGTATACCATTTCGTGTTTTCAGCGGTGTAAGCG CTCAAGGAAATATACTTGGCCATGACCTAATGCGTCCCTATGTGCTCCTTCGCGACGAGGCTAGGGTGCAGAAAGTTGGCTCTATTCCCCAATTAACACCAAAGGTTGAGAGCATAAGCCGGCCTATGTGGACATCAGCGCCCGAGTTTCTATCGTATGTGGATGAAATATTGGAACAGCGAACCCGCAACAGTTCCCTAAAACCACCAGGCACGCTTGCTGAAAGACGCCCAAGCTATGATGCGACCGCAGGGCCAATATCTTGCAAAGACGCCATTGACTTTGCTATTCTTCGGAGTAACCAGACGCTCAATTCCTCCCAGAGCCCGAATCGGTTTGAGATTGCGCGAGGCGGACGTCGGATTGCCGTGGTAGTGCTCAACCGACCAGCACACAGGCTCGGCGAGACTCTCATTGCAACGGTCAACTTATCTGACTCGGCGCTCCCGTGCTATGCTCTCAGAGCCACGTTAGAGAGCTCCGAGAAAGTTGGGGCCCATTTGGCGGTACGATCTGGCGCTAGTATTCGACGAGCAACACGCCGAGTCCATGCATCTTTCTTCGAGATTACTCTTTACTCTACGCGGGTTGTGTTCAGTCCAGCAGTCCCGATTTCTGCCACTCCCACGATACTGACGAGTGGTGTTAATGTTGAATGGGAACTACGGTTGGAGTTTGTGACTACTGGTGTCCCGCCTGAGATGGGATCCGGGCCTTCGGGTGCCCGGTTACTAGAAACAGTTTCTGAGGACGATCGGGGATCTACACTGTCGGCTTTGGAGCATCTTGGCTGCGAGTCCTTTGAGGTTGCGATACCAATTACGATCTACGGAGAGACGGTGCGGGAGCGCTTGCCGGAGGAGAACGAAGGACACTCTATATAG
- the MOB1 gene encoding Mob1/phocein family protein (COG:D;~EggNog:ENOG410PK5C;~InterPro:IPR005301,IPR036703;~PFAM:PF03637): MASFITTINARTRAPFKPRSAAKGTTSYQLRQFAEATLGSGSLRKAVKLPEGEDVNEWLAVNVVDFYNQINLLYGAITEFCSPQTCPEMKATDEFEYLWQDSENYKRPTKMSAPEYIEHLMSWVQGNIDNEQMFPSRLGVPFPKAFSSLVRQIFKRMYRVYAHVYCHHYPVIVHLGLEPHLNTSFKHYVLFIDEHRLASGKDFWGPLGDLVDSMLRSD; this comes from the exons ATGGCTTCATTCATCACCACAAT CAATGCTCGCACGAGAGCGCCTTTCAAGCCGCGCTCAGCGGCTAAGGGCACTACTAGTTATCAATTAAGACAGTTTGCGGAAGCGACACTTGGAAGTGGAAGCCTACGGAAGGCTGTAAAGCTTCctgagggtgaggatgtgaATGAGTGGCTAGCTGTCAATG TGGTCGACTTCTACAACCAGATAAACCTTCTTTACGGAGCTATCACCGAATTTTGCTCGCCGCAGACATGCCCCGAAATGAAAGCGACCGATGA GTTCGAGTATCTCTGGCAGGATTCGGAGAATTACAAGCGCCCGACGAAGATGTCTGCGCCCGAGTACATTGAGCATCTCATGAGCTGGGTTCAGGGAAATATCGACAACGAGCAGATGTTCCCTAGTCGATTAG GTGTCCCGTTTCCGAAGGCATTTTCCAGTCTCGTTCGTCAGATTTTCAAACGAATGTACCGTGTATATGCTCACGTTTACTGTCACCACTACCCTGTGATCGTCCATCTGGGCCTCGAGCCACATCTCAacaccagcttcaagcaCTATGttctcttcatcgacgaGCACCGACTTGCGAGCGGAAAGGATTTCTGGGGCCCGTTGGGAGACCTGGTGGACAGCATGCTGCGAAGTGACTGA
- the ATP5 gene encoding F1F0 ATP synthase subunit 5 (BUSCO:EOG09264KDO;~COG:C;~EggNog:ENOG410PNEN;~InterPro:IPR000711,IPR026015,IPR020781;~PFAM:PF00213;~go_component: GO:0016020 - membrane [Evidence IEA];~go_function: GO:0046933 - proton-transporting ATP synthase activity, rotational mechanism [Evidence IEA];~go_process: GO:0015986 - ATP synthesis coupled proton transport [Evidence IEA]) encodes MLSARLARAGLRASAQQASVPRTAALNGLRTYATPAQEIKPPVSLFGVDGTYATALYTASAKASALDATSKALNNLGAALKADPKLTGIISTPTLTVADKQTIVTELQKVAADKGDIVKNFLGTLAENNRLGLLNEVVDKFGALMSAHRGEIELVITSAQELDNKTINRLEKAIAKSEFSQGKKLKVVPKVNPDIVGGLVVEIGDRTIDLSVSSKIAKLNKALTDAL; translated from the exons ATGCTCTCCGCTCGTCTCGCCCGCGCCGGCCTCCGTGCCTCTGCCCAGCAAGCCTCCGTTCCTCGCACTGCTGCTCTCAACGGCCTGCGCACCTACGCTACCCCGGCCCAGGAAATCAAGCCTCCTGTTTCTCTCTTCGGCGTTGACGGCACCTACGCCACTGCTCTG TACACTGCCTCCGCCAAGGCTTCCGCCCTCGATGCCACCTCCAAGGCCCTGAACAACCTCGGTGCTGCCCTCAAGGCCGACCCCAAGCTCACCGGCATCATCTCCACCCCTACCCTCACTGTTGCCGACAAGCAGACCATCGTCACGGAGCTCCAGAAGGTCGCTGCTGATAAAGGTGACATCGTCAAGAACTTCCTTGGCACACTCGCCGAGAACAACCGTCTCGGCCTGCTGAACGAGGTTGTCGACAAGTTCGGTGCTCTCATGAGCGCTCACCGCGGTGAGATCGAGCTGGTTATCACCAGTGCTCAG GAGCTCGACAACAAGACCATCAACCGTCTCGAGAAGGCCATCGCCAAGTCCGAGTTCAGCCAGggcaagaagctcaaggttGTCCCCAAG GTCAACCCTGACATCGTCGGCGGTCTCGTCGTTGAAATTGGCGACCGCACCATTGACCTGAGCGTCTCCTCCAAGATCGCCAAGCTCAACAAGGCCCTTACCGATGCTTTGTAA
- a CDS encoding uncharacterized protein (COG:G;~EggNog:ENOG410PGNA;~InterPro:IPR008928,IPR031335,IPR004888;~go_function: GO:0004573 - mannosyl-oligosaccharide glucosidase activity [Evidence IEA];~go_process: GO:0005975 - carbohydrate metabolic process [Evidence IEA];~go_process: GO:0009311 - oligosaccharide metabolic process [Evidence IEA]), producing the protein MVLIDKQSYTSREEQRLKEDRERTRYWKRWGPYVSERQWATVREDYSENGDAWSYFTHDHARSRAFRWGEDGIAGVSDTHNLQNVAFSFWNGKDGFLKERLFGLSNPQGNHGESVKEAHFHVDNTPTHSYMKFLYKYPQKEFPYQDLVDENAKRGRLDREYQILDTGIFDDNRYWDIFIETAKEDDDEDELLFRVIAYNRGPEPAPLHIIPHVWFRNTWSWGYENSQRPSIQQNAPLSVKTNHEKLGQRYARFAPSPAVGDGQEDVVPQMLFTENESNNELLWETKNDQPYVKDAFHRHIVEGEKGAVNPAQKGTKFAAWYAFNEGEGVPPGECAVVRFRLSRRLEPFVDEEVLDDVVEQRKAEADDFYYHISPLPMSDDLRNIQRQAFAGMMWTKQYYHFIWEQWANGDPGMIAPPPGRKNVRNQQWRHLYMDDILSMPDSWEYPFFAAWDTAFHCIPLAMIDPDFAKRQLDVLTREWYMHPNGQLAAYEWNFGDVNPPVHAWATFRVFKMERKMYGRQDLDFLERVFQKLLLNFTWWVNRKDSGDKNVFEGGFLGLDNIGLFNRSEPLPTGGVLEQADSTGWMAFYCLNMLNIALELAKHRRIYEDIASKFFEHFILISDAMTFRSGEEESSLWNDEDGFYYDAISYGDPWTQQLPVRSLVGLIPLYAVATLEPELINKFPSFKRRLEWFVENRSDVAERNIASMKRRGKGERLLLALVSRDRLEKILKRMLDETEFLSEHGIRSMSKYHEEHPYSMDVNGQRFQVNYVSGESDSGLFGGNSNWRGPVWLCVNFLLIESLLRFHMFYGDSFKVECPTGSGDYMHLGQVAEEIQHRLQHLFARNDEGRRAVYNGADVLDFDEHWKDYMWFHEYFDGDTGRGLGSSHQCGWTGLIAKIIHDTGVNCRLPQTPRSPFAAASHYFDDIFSRSVRSHSRRGSTKDNRPFVRRSSTSRSIGNRSDFESTFTTPAPQTPHEATFDDEDEKNGDEQPPNGASGQRFDDHVSHYVENQLQRVRSQASMGAYEDEFETQLDGANGNGDGNAANGR; encoded by the exons ATGGTCCTCATCGACAAGCAGAGCTACACCTCGCGCGAGGAGCAGCGATTGAAGGAGGATCGCGAGCGCACCCGGTACTGGAAAAGATGGGGTCCCTATGTCTCAGAGAGACAGTGGGCTACCG TCCGCGAGGATTATTC AGAAAATGGTGATGCTTGGAGCT ACTTTACCCACGACCACGCCCGCTCGAGAGCATTCCGCTGGGGTGAAGATGGAATTGCCGGCGTAAGCGATACGCATAACCTACAGAATGTTGCGTTTTCCTTCTGGAACGGAAAAGA TGGGTTCCTTAAAGAGCGACTATTTGGTCTATCGAATCCACAGGGAAACCACGGTGAAAGTGTCAAGGAGGCCCATTTTCACGTCGACAACACGCCTACG CATTCGTACATGAAATTTCTTTACAAATATCCACAGAAAGAGTTTCCCTATCAAGATCTAGTTGATGAGAACGCTAAACGGGGAAGGCTAGACCGCGAGTATCAGATACTCGACACCGGCATATTTGATGATAACCGGTATTGGGACATCTTTATCGAGACGGCcaaggaggatgacgacgaagatgaactTCTATTCCGCGTGATCGCTTACAACAGAGGCCCAGAGCCCGCTCCTTTGCATATCATTCCACATGTATGGTTTCGGAACACTTGGTCCTGGGGCTATGAGAACAGCCAGAGGCCTTCCATCCAACAGAACGCTCCTCTTTCTGTCAAAACGAACCACGAGAAGCTGGGGCAGCGATATGCCCGATTTGCCCCCTCCCCGGCAGTCGGTGACGGTCAAGAAGACGTCGTACCCCAAATGTTATTCACGGAGAATGAATCGAACAATGAACTGCTGTGGGAGACCAAAAATGACCAGCCTTACGTGAAGGATGCTTTCCATCGTCACATCGTCGAGGGGGAGAAAGGCGCAGTCAACCCAGCCCAGAAGGGCACCAAATTCGCCGCCTGGTATGCCTTCAATGAGGGCGAGGGAGTCCCTCCTGGTGAATGTGCTGTTGTCCGCTTTCGCCTGTCGCGGAGACTCGAGCCAttcgtggatgaagaggtgCTAGATGATGTGGTTGAGCAACGCAAGGCGGAAGCCGATGACTTCTACTACCACATCAGCCCTCTACCGATGAGCGATGATCTGCGAAACATTCAGCGCCAGGCATTCGCTGGTATGATGTGGACAAAGCAGTATTACCATTTTATCTGGGAGCAATGGGCCAATGGTGATCCCGGTATGATTGCACCTCCCCCTGGGCGGAAGAACGTTCGTAATCAGCAGTGGAGGCATCTTTACATGGATGACATCCTCTCGATGCCGGACTCGTGGGAATACCCATTCTTCGCTGCCTGGGATACGGCCTTCCATTGTATTCCCTTAGCTATGATTGACCCAGACTTCGCAAAGCGACAATTGGATGTCTTGACTCGAGAGTGGTATATGCATCCGAACGGTCAGCTAGCAGCCTATGAATGGAATTTTGGGGACGTCAACCCTCCTGTACATGCATGGGCCACTTTCAGGGTTTTCAAAATGGAGCGGAAAATGTACGGTCGACAGGATCTTGATTTTCTTGAGAGGGTCTTTCAGAAACTACTCCTAAACTTCACATGGTGGGTTAATCGAAAGGACTCTGGCGACAAGAATGTTTTCGAGGGTGGCTTCCTTGGGCTTGATAATATTGGGCTTTTCAATCGCTCTGAACCTCTTCCCACCGGAGGGGTTTTAGAACAAGCTGACAGCACTGGTTGGATGGCTTTCTATTGCCTGAACATGCTGAACATTGCCCTGGAGCTCGCCAAGCACCGGCGCATTTACGAAGACA TTGCTTCGAAGTTTTTTGAACACTTCATTTTGATTAGTGATGCTATGACCTTTAGatcaggagaagaggagagttCCCTATGGAATGATGAAGACGG GTTCTACTACGATGCTATTTCGTACGGCGACCCATGGACACAGCAGCTTCCTGTGCGGTCCCTTGTTGGCCTGATCCCATTATATGCCGTAGCAACTCTTGAGCCAGAATTGATCAACAAATTTCCATCCTTTAAGCGCCGACTGGAGTGGTTTGTCGAGAACCGATCGGACGTGGCGGAACGAAACATTGCAAGTATGAAACGCCGAGGGAAGGGCGAACGACTCCTCCTAGCCCTGGTCAGTAGAGACCGCCTAGAGAAAATCCTCAAGCGTATGCTTGACGAGACTGAGTTTCTCTCTGAGCACGGAATCCGGTCAATGTCCAAGTACCATGAAGAGCACCCCTACTCCATGGATGTCAACGGCCAGAGGTTCCAGGTTAATTATGTCTCCGGCGAATCAGACAGCGGCCTCTTCGGTGGTAATAGCAACTGGCGTGGACCAGTCTGGCTGTGCGTCAACTTCCTACTTATCGAATCCCTTCTGCGGTTCCACATGTTCTACGGAGATTCCTTCAAGGTTGAATGTCCTACAGGCTCGGGAGACTACATGCACCTAGGACAGGTAGCAGAAGAAATCCAGCACCGGCTGCAACACCTCTTCGCGCGCAACGATGAGGGTCGTCGTGCTGTCTACAACGGCGCCGACGTCCTTGACTTTGACGAACACTGGAAAGACTACATGTGGTTCCACGAATACTTTGATGGTGACACCGGCCGCGGCCTTGGATCCTCGCATCAATGCGGTTGGACAGGGCTAATCGCCAAAATAATTCACGATACAGG AGTCAATTGCCGCCTTCCTCAAACACCGCGTTCCCCATTCGCCGCAGCAAGCCACTACTTCGACGACATCTTCAGCCGCTCTGTTCGCAGCCACAGCCGCCGCGGTAGTACCAAGGACAACAGGCCCTTCGTCCGTCGCTCTTCAACCAGCCGTTCAATCGGCAATAGGAGCGACTTTGAGTCGACATTCACAACTCCCGcgccccaaactccccatGAAGCTACAttcgatgacgaggatgagaagaatgGTGACGAACAACCGCCCAATGGGGCTTCCGGGCAGAGGTTCGATGACCATGTCTCGCATTATGTGGAGAATCAGTTGCAGAGAGTAAGGAGCCAGGCGTCAATGGGTGCTTATGAGGACGAGTTTGAGACGCAACTTGATGGGGCGAATGGGAATGGTGACGGAAATGCTGCTAATGGGCGATAA
- a CDS encoding uncharacterized protein (COG:S;~EggNog:ENOG410PYHK), translated as MSDADQEWKPKARPQSTMAQAFSSALDSAFSLDSDVDHLSLTIDQKKHQMIIQNRELEELQARIREAEERLKSRSSVIGGARSSDAQANGGYQSTESASATTSPTDTAGQYSSGDEQRQMPGRQQGRNS; from the exons ATGTCCGACGCAGACCAAGAGTGGAAGCCGAAGGCTCGGCCTCAGTC AACCATGGCACAGGCTTTCTCTTCTGCACTAGACTCTGCCTTTTCGCTCGATAGCGATGTGGACCATCTTTCCTTAACTATTGATCAGAA AAAACACCAGATGATTATCCAAAACCGAGAACTAGAAGAGCTTCAAGCCAGAATTCGTGAGGCAGAAGAACGACTGAAATCGCGTTCGTCAGTGATTGGTGGTGCCCGATCTTCGGACGCGCAAGCAAACGGTGGATATCAGTCCACAG AATCCGCATCAGCGACAACGTCCCCAACGGACACGGCAGGCCAGTACTCGAGCGGTGACGAACAACGGCAGATGCCCGGCCGGCAACAGGGACGTAATTCGTGA
- a CDS encoding uncharacterized protein (COG:S;~EggNog:ENOG410PQHX;~InterPro:IPR036427,IPR001487;~PFAM:PF00439;~go_function: GO:0005515 - protein binding [Evidence IEA]), with protein MPPLSAYTPLESLLFFQSLAAYDTRPTSFVSISDLLRNNKFVRENGAFDAHRLSPEALEELYSTLMRDNGDSAVSANEPNGHHSESTSPSNPKKRKITSSRPDGLSDDGKRNPGVIPYLVPHLYAKYKELVTTEIRHEERRFKEIRKEIEKLEKEEREAPRQKPTEMTPTPVPQPTHESAPEPMDVDADEKPVAQPQPDKEPKVSPTKPTTTVGAVPPQSEPHKDQPPPQSQPPVPPPPATSEPKPPAQPVLPQPETQAKDLQPQLQPQPSATPQQPSLPADPTSSQKSQPPLHLQPQPPVSSPRGLPAEPTPAQQAQLPNGKGLPPPQEPGDATQNTPVQGMTAKVPPTQLQKPLPSPSAVAPSPGPARDSIPTQLPPGKPPQPANLPAPSPTPQKPTSTAKGTGNKGAPIVPVSNGPPYGPSQASFQQWSLNQPQISQQPPQPPIAKPTGPTKPPQPPLTQQTPKVEKKAQQGPQPVATPSTPQPSRPLFQSSAPPVPASGFATPIGPAQSLPTTGGRGSRPRLSINTPGSLTPWKQTPQLTLPHSPRSPDRPRPEDVSPISEKAQSPFESRAATPEEPEPPRRRGRGRKKAADADQGPAKKKGEKATVSTGRKRDRSAASSRSRGRSILSRGDESGAEPSKIKREVPSTPARINSAEAERSSAGQKGATGSEPRPGRGRPKRKRPPSEAPEPEPQPQPQPDLNQPNREDSDQSAPFVLCARNFPRTGAPIMNDVLTHKHASIFTKPLTERDAPGYRDLIYRPQDLKSIKSSISQGSKSLAAATEAANTPVADGESPVPNTGTPSKNAVLMLQKTDDVIPPKAIVNSAQLEKELIRMFANAVMFNPIPQRGFGPAFPMIADGGSGRRQFVPEPDEGGIIKDTLEMFEDVEQAVTRWRAAERTADELASKSVLSLRRESASDPNMDSADDVKG; from the coding sequence ATGCCTCCTCTGTCGGCTTACACTCCACTTGAAtcgcttctcttctttcagTCTCTCGCGGCCTACGACACGCGACCGACCAGCTTTGTCTCGATATCCGATCTCCTGCGCAACAACAAGTTTGTTCGCGAAAATGGCGCGTTCGACGCGCACCGGCTTTCTCCAGAGGCCTTGGAGGAGCTTTATTCGACGTTGATGCGTGATAACGGCGACTCGGCTGTGTCTGCAAACGAACCGAATGGCCATCACTCAGAATCAACCAGCCCCAGTAATCccaagaagcgcaagattACCAGTTCACGACCAGATGGCTTGTCTGATGATGGAAAGCGGAATCCTGGCGTCATTCCTTATTTAGTGCCGCACCTCTACGCAAAGTATAAGGAATTGGTTACGACGGAGATCAGGCACGAAGAGAGGCGGTTTAAGGAGATTAGGAAGGAAATCGAAAAGTTAGAGAAGGAAGAGCGCGAAGCACCCCGACAAAAACCCACGGAgatgacaccaacaccggTTCCTCAACCGACACATGAGTCTGCACCGGAGCCAatggatgtggatgcagACGAGAAGCCAGTTGCGCAACCACAACCGGATAAGGAGCCGAAAGTGTCACCAACCAAGCCCACTACGACTGTAGGCGCAGTACCACCCCAATCTGAACCCCACAAGGACCAGCCACCGCCGCAGTCGCAGCCGCCAGtacctccaccaccagcgaCCTCAGAGCCTAAGCCACCGGCCCAGCCTGTTTTACCGCAGCCGGAGACCCAGGCAAAGGACCTGCAGCCTCAGTTACAACCACAACCCTCTGCTACACCCCAACAACCTTCTTTACCAGCAGATCCCACATCCTCACAGAAATCACAACCGCCGCTCCACCTTCAACCACAACCCCCTGTCTCTTCTCCACGTGGCCTACCTGCGGAACCTACTCCGGCGCAGCAGGCACAACTACCCAACGGCAAGGGTCTGCCGCCGCCTCAAGAACCAGGCGATGCCACTCAAAATACGCCGGTGCAAGGCATGACAGCGAAGGTACCACCTACGCAACTGCAAAAGCCATTGCCGTCCCCCTCTGCTGTGGCTCCTAGCCCTGGTCCTGCTCGCGACTCTATACCCACACAACTACCTCCAGGCAAACCTCCGCAGCCAGCTAATCTGCCGGCTCCTTCACCTACTCCGCAAAAACCCACTTCGACCGCGAAGGGCACTGGGAACAAGGGCGCTCCGATTGTGCCCGTTTCCAATGGTCCTCCATATGGGCCGTCACAAGCCAGCTTCCAACAATGGTCATTGAATCAACCTCAAATatcacaacaaccaccgcaaCCGCCTATCGCCAAACCTACAGGTCCCACCAAGCCTCCTCAGCCGCCACTTACTCAACAAACGCCAAAGGTGGAGAAAAAGGCACAACAAGGCCCTCAACCTGTGGCGACTCCATCGACCCCCCAACCGTCTCGCCCCTTGTTCCAATCATCAGCTCCTCCTGTTCCTGCCTCTGGATTTGCAACACCTATTGGACCAGCCCAGAGTTTGCCGACTACGGGAGGACGGGGTTCAAGGCCACGACTGTCGATTAACACACCTGGCTCGCTCACCCCGTGGAAGCAGACTCCACAACTCACACTGCCCCATTCACCCCGCTCACCGGACCGCCCCCGACCGGAAGATGTCAGTCCAATTAGTGAGAAGGCTCAGTCACCATTTGAATCACGGGCGGCAACACCGGAAGAACCCGAGCCTCCGCGCCGaaggggacgaggaagaaagaaggcAGCAGATGCTGACCAAGGGCCCGCGaaaaagaagggagagaaagcAACAGTATCGACCGGCAGGAAACGTGATAGAAGCGCAGCTTCATCAAGAAGCCGAGGGAGGTCTATTCTGTCGCGTGGTGATGAATCAGGAGCAGAGCCTAGCAAGATTAAGCGCGAAGTACCCAGTACCCCGGCAAGAATTAACTCTGCCGAAGCTGAACGGAGCTCGGCTGGTCAAAAAGGTGCAACTGGCTCAGAACCTCGACCGGGTAGGGGTCGTCCAAAGCGCAAACGTCCTCCTAGTGAAGCCCCTGAACCagagccgcagccgcagccgcagcctgACCTAAATCAGCCAAACCGCGAGGATTCAGATCAATCGGCACCCTTTGTGCTGTGCGCGCGCAACTTCCCGAGAACCGGGGCCCCGATCATGAATGATGTTTTGACTCATAAGCATGCCTCCATATTCACGAAGCCACTGACCGAGCGCGATGCACCGGGATACCGAGATCTTATCTACCGACCGCAGGACCTCAAGTCTATCAAATCAAGCATAAGCCAGGGTAGCAAGTCTTTGGCGGCCGCGACGGAAGCTGCCAACACCCCAGTTGCGGATGGCGAGTCCCCAGTTCCGAACACAGGGACACCGTCGAAAAATGCAGTCCTCATGCTGCAAAAAACCGACGATGTTATTCCACCCAAAGCAATAGTCAACTCGGCCCAGCTAGAGAAGGAACTGATACGCATGTTTGCCAACGCGGTCATGTTCAATCCAATTCCGCAGCGGGGCTTTGGGCCCGCATTTCCAATGATCGCCGATGGTGGGTCTGGGAGGCGCCAATTTGTGCCGGAGCCCGATGAAGGTGGCATCATAAAAGACACCCTCGAGATGTTTGAGGATGTCGAACAGGCGGTCACTAGATGGCGGGCTGCTGAACGGACAGCTGATGAGCTGGCCAGTAAGAGTGTCCTCTCTCTTCGAAGAGAAAGCGCCAGTGATCCCAATATGGACAGTGCAGACGATGTCAAGGGCTAA